A single Cupriavidus sp. D39 DNA region contains:
- a CDS encoding MarR family winged helix-turn-helix transcriptional regulator: MDLMKRAAGTADDTGDTAIPPETDCPWAELDEQGNGLDVDDFLTTLLSQLVNALRRTVTLPYAEQFALTVPEWRLLALLAHARQLPFAELVLQSTSDKALVSRTLRLLEGRGLVKLDAEGNTPRKKLICGITPAGMALHEQVMPLARKGQAEVIRLLEPEERRAMYQALRKLHGLCVTPGRKDAIPGE; this comes from the coding sequence ATGGATCTGATGAAGCGCGCAGCCGGCACGGCAGATGACACCGGCGACACGGCAATACCCCCGGAAACCGACTGCCCCTGGGCGGAACTGGACGAGCAAGGAAACGGGCTCGACGTCGACGACTTCCTGACGACGCTGCTGAGCCAGCTGGTCAACGCCCTGCGGCGCACCGTCACGCTGCCCTACGCCGAGCAGTTCGCGCTAACGGTGCCCGAATGGCGCCTGCTGGCACTGCTGGCGCACGCGCGGCAGCTGCCCTTTGCGGAGCTGGTGCTGCAATCCACCTCGGACAAGGCGCTGGTGAGCCGCACGCTGCGGCTGCTGGAAGGCCGCGGGCTGGTGAAACTGGATGCCGAGGGCAACACCCCGCGCAAGAAGCTGATCTGCGGCATCACGCCGGCAGGCATGGCACTACATGAGCAAGTGATGCCGCTGGCCAGGAAAGGCCAGGCGGAGGTGATACGGCTGCTGGAGCCGGAGGAGCGACGCGCGATGTACCAGGCGCTGAGGAAGCTGCACGGCCTGTGCGTGACGCCAGGGCGGAAGGACGCCATTCCGGGCGAGTAA